GGGTGGAGATCCCCCAGGAAGCCTTCCTTGCTGTACTCAAGGTTAACGACTAAGGAAGACGTCCACCCATGGATTTTGCATTACTGCTGGTACTTGCCGTTGCGCTTTCTGGCGTTATCTATCTGCTTGATGTGGTTTGGCTGCGCCCCAAGCGCCGGGAGCGCGTTGAACACGCCGAAGCCAATACCCAGGAAGGGATCGACCCGGCCACCCGTGACAAGCTGCTTAAAGAGCCATGGCCGGTCGATTACTCGCGTTCATTCTTCCCGGTCTTGCTGGTGGTGCTGGTGGTGCGCAGCTTCATCGTTGAGCCGTTTCAAATTCCTTCCGGATCGATGCGTCCAACGCTTGAAGTGGGTGACTTTATTCTGGTCAACAAGTTTGCCTACGGTTTGCGTCTACCGGTCGTCAATACGCGGTTCCTTGAAGTCGATGACCCCGAACGTGGCGATGTCATGGTGTTTCGCTTCCCTGAAGAGCCATCGGTCAACTTCATCAAACGCGTGGTAGGCCTGCCAGGTGACCAGATTCGTTATGAAGACAAGCAGCTATATATCAATGGCGAACCGGTGTCCAAGGAACTGATGGAGGAAGGTGATTCGCAGTTGCTACTCGAAGAGCGGTTAGCCGATGTTGAGCACTTTATTTACAACAACCCCCGTGATCCCGGGCCGCAGATGCGTGAGGTGGAAGTGCCCGAAGGCCACTACTTCACCATGGGCGATAACCGCGACCACTCCAACGACAGCCGTTACTGGGGGTTTGTGCCTGAGGACAATATCGTCGGGCGCGCCTTTGCCGTTTGGATGCACTGGGACGGCGGGCTGCCAAGCTTTACCGACGTGCGCCGCATTGAGTAATGAAACCAGCCGTCATGTATAACCATTTATTTTTAGTCAACGTCAATGACGTAGGGGCATCGTGAGTACTTCGTTAACCGCTTTTTGCCGACGCATTGGCCATACCTTCGGCGATACGACGCTGATAGAGCTGGCCATGACCCACCGCAGTTACGGCGGTCGCAATAATGAACGCCTGGAATTT
This window of the Halomonas sp. SH5A2 genome carries:
- the lepB gene encoding signal peptidase I, with the translated sequence MDFALLLVLAVALSGVIYLLDVVWLRPKRRERVEHAEANTQEGIDPATRDKLLKEPWPVDYSRSFFPVLLVVLVVRSFIVEPFQIPSGSMRPTLEVGDFILVNKFAYGLRLPVVNTRFLEVDDPERGDVMVFRFPEEPSVNFIKRVVGLPGDQIRYEDKQLYINGEPVSKELMEEGDSQLLLEERLADVEHFIYNNPRDPGPQMREVEVPEGHYFTMGDNRDHSNDSRYWGFVPEDNIVGRAFAVWMHWDGGLPSFTDVRRIE